A single Methylomonas sp. AM2-LC DNA region contains:
- a CDS encoding BRCT domain-containing protein has protein sequence MLTASQHQLIQQANLTFDQLSTERFYSLIDSQQLLSAYSDAELVKFLQIVNALYRGGEPIISDADYDGVYLAELKRRNPEHEYLFSVEPEPLIAGKTVDLPQRMLSTEKAYSRDEVERWIERIEKAAIELNKSADEIRYRITPKLDGFAAYDDTQRFYTRGDGRKGTDISRVFARGLQLANQQQRIAGPGEIVVKRSYFNQHLADSFDNPRNFVASVIKEKDLDTHAQLAITEQAAIFYPFASLPSWEGDKQTLLQVYESIDINDWADFDYDIDGVVLEIVDAEIKAYMGATRHHHRWQLAYKKNLDTAEVVVFAITPQTSRSGRITPVAELEPVRLSGALLSRATAHHYRMVLDKGIGPGALIRLARSGEVIPKIEAVLRPAEPQIPNHCPSCAHELVWDSDYLLCPNTLSCPAQISNTMEHFFRILKNNDGFGAATIKKLYEYGIRRVDEIYQLTAEQFESMGFGPKQSSNLVEQLVRSRSESVEDWRFLAAFGVFRMGLGNCEKLLSHYALTDIFSLNEADIIRLEGFAEKTAAVITEGFAAIKPLFDSLMALGFTLQSTQNLRIENAHVLAGKTLVFTGTLQSGTRDELTKQAKACGAKVGSSVSAKTDYLVIGENVGANKLQAATEKGVQIISEQDFLQLLSSEISH, from the coding sequence ATGCTTACAGCCAGTCAGCACCAACTCATTCAGCAAGCGAATCTAACTTTTGATCAGCTTAGTACTGAGCGTTTTTATTCACTTATCGATAGTCAACAGCTGTTGAGTGCTTATTCCGATGCAGAATTAGTGAAGTTTTTACAGATAGTCAATGCCTTGTATCGGGGTGGTGAGCCTATTATTAGCGATGCTGATTATGATGGCGTGTATTTGGCAGAATTAAAACGACGTAATCCCGAACATGAATATTTATTTTCTGTGGAGCCTGAGCCACTGATTGCCGGAAAAACGGTTGATTTGCCGCAAAGGATGTTATCCACAGAAAAAGCGTATAGTCGTGATGAGGTAGAACGCTGGATAGAGCGTATTGAAAAAGCAGCAATTGAGCTAAATAAATCAGCAGATGAGATAAGGTATAGGATTACGCCTAAGCTTGATGGCTTTGCTGCCTATGATGATACGCAGAGATTCTATACTCGGGGTGATGGTCGTAAGGGTACTGATATCAGTAGAGTCTTTGCGCGTGGATTGCAGTTGGCTAATCAACAGCAACGTATTGCAGGCCCAGGTGAAATTGTAGTCAAACGCAGCTATTTCAATCAACATTTGGCAGACAGTTTTGATAATCCGCGTAATTTTGTAGCCAGTGTTATCAAGGAAAAAGATCTGGATACACATGCACAATTAGCGATTACAGAACAGGCCGCCATTTTTTATCCTTTTGCCTCCTTACCCAGCTGGGAGGGCGATAAACAGACATTGTTGCAGGTGTATGAAAGTATAGATATTAACGATTGGGCGGATTTTGATTACGATATTGATGGCGTGGTGCTGGAAATTGTCGATGCAGAAATTAAAGCCTATATGGGCGCTACCCGTCATCATCATCGCTGGCAATTGGCGTACAAGAAAAATCTGGATACCGCTGAAGTAGTCGTCTTTGCTATTACCCCGCAAACTTCACGCTCGGGCCGTATTACGCCAGTTGCAGAGCTTGAACCTGTCAGACTAAGCGGTGCATTGTTATCCAGAGCTACGGCTCATCATTACCGAATGGTATTGGATAAGGGGATAGGACCTGGCGCACTTATTCGTTTAGCCCGTTCCGGCGAAGTGATTCCAAAAATTGAAGCAGTACTTCGTCCGGCAGAACCGCAAATACCCAATCATTGCCCAAGTTGTGCGCACGAATTAGTCTGGGATAGTGATTATCTGTTATGTCCTAATACCCTGAGTTGTCCGGCACAAATCAGCAATACTATGGAACACTTTTTTCGAATTTTGAAAAACAACGATGGTTTTGGTGCAGCAACCATAAAAAAGCTTTACGAATACGGTATTCGTCGTGTTGATGAGATTTATCAACTTACCGCCGAACAGTTTGAAAGCATGGGTTTTGGGCCCAAGCAATCGTCCAATCTTGTCGAGCAATTAGTGCGTAGTCGTAGTGAGTCCGTTGAAGACTGGCGCTTTCTGGCTGCATTTGGCGTGTTCCGTATGGGGCTGGGGAATTGTGAAAAACTGCTGAGTCATTATGCTTTAACTGATATTTTTAGTCTGAACGAAGCGGATATTATTCGTCTGGAAGGCTTTGCGGAAAAAACGGCCGCTGTCATAACTGAAGGTTTTGCCGCTATTAAACCGTTATTTGATAGCTTAATGGCTTTAGGTTTTACTCTGCAAAGTACGCAAAACCTGCGCATAGAAAACGCGCATGTATTAGCGGGTAAAACTCTGGTGTTTACCGGTACCCTGCAATCGGGTACACGCGATGAGTTGACCAAGCAGGCTAAAGCATGTGGTGCCAAAGTGGGGAGCTCGGTGTCAGCCAAAACAGATTATCTGGTAATCGGGGAAAATGTCGGTGCAAACAAATTGCAAGCGGCTACTGAAAAAGGCGTACAGATAATTTCTGAACAAGATTTTTTGCAACTTCTGTCAAGTGAGATTAGCCATTGA
- a CDS encoding diguanylate cyclase, with translation MNRHTFLIYAVFWLAIISTIYYQQTLEIKSSSQDLIAKQTDMLVNHLIKLQQEVDQYGMLYALVNEQGQPNALMPIPESDLQTTNGQILTRVVPVCLSHKLSSVNAETSHIQYHLVSLNPLDSNQKPDDWESATLLDFEKGETNKKTISNKEGTSYFRYMLALPVDVSCIKCHTQQNLNDKTPIIALSMSMPSSDLDASIATHLKKQQLFYFIITVFGLVVILISLLNHQKLNRRLVKAKQHLKLAYMDVLTQLPNRRYYDYFVKREWKRAVRQSYPLSLIMVDIDYFKNYNDHFGHIQGDHCLQEVAKTLRHYFRRAGDLIARYGGEEFCVVAACDADQAKLLAETLRIAVESLQLPHPGSKVSAFVSISLGTATVIPNEKMSYEDLLQQADQCLYLAKQNGRNRVETFKMEAN, from the coding sequence ATGAATAGGCATACATTTCTGATATATGCTGTGTTTTGGTTAGCAATAATCTCGACGATTTATTACCAACAAACACTGGAAATAAAAAGTTCGTCGCAAGATTTAATAGCCAAACAAACCGATATGCTGGTCAATCATCTTATCAAACTTCAGCAAGAGGTTGACCAGTATGGGATGCTGTACGCGCTGGTTAATGAACAGGGACAACCTAATGCCTTAATGCCAATTCCTGAAAGTGATTTGCAAACCACCAACGGACAGATTCTAACTAGGGTAGTACCCGTTTGTCTCAGCCATAAACTTAGCAGTGTTAACGCAGAAACCTCTCACATACAATATCATTTGGTTAGCCTTAACCCATTAGATAGTAACCAAAAGCCCGATGACTGGGAATCCGCCACTCTGCTTGATTTTGAAAAGGGCGAAACCAATAAAAAAACTATTTCAAACAAAGAAGGTACCTCTTATTTCCGCTACATGTTGGCTTTACCCGTCGATGTCAGTTGCATAAAATGCCACACCCAACAAAACCTAAACGATAAAACGCCTATAATTGCGCTCAGCATGTCCATGCCTAGTTCCGATTTAGACGCATCTATTGCCACACACTTAAAAAAACAGCAATTGTTCTACTTTATCATTACTGTTTTTGGTTTAGTGGTTATATTAATATCTTTGCTAAACCATCAAAAATTAAATCGTCGTCTGGTTAAAGCCAAACAACATTTAAAGTTAGCGTATATGGATGTCTTAACCCAACTTCCTAATCGCCGTTATTATGATTATTTTGTTAAGCGCGAATGGAAGCGTGCCGTGCGCCAAAGTTATCCGTTGTCCTTGATCATGGTCGATATTGATTATTTTAAGAATTACAATGACCACTTTGGTCATATTCAAGGCGATCATTGTTTACAAGAGGTTGCTAAAACATTGCGCCACTATTTTAGACGTGCTGGGGATTTGATTGCTCGTTATGGTGGAGAAGAATTTTGTGTGGTAGCAGCTTGTGATGCCGATCAGGCCAAACTATTAGCAGAAACGCTACGCATTGCTGTAGAAAGTTTGCAACTACCGCATCCAGGCTCTAAGGTGTCCGCATTCGTATCCATTAGTCTTGGCACTGCCACGGTCATACCTAACGAAAAGATGTCTTACGAAGACTTGTTACAACAAGCAGATCAATGTTTGTATCTTGCCAAACAAAATGGCAGAAATAGGGTAGAAACTTTTAAAATGGAAGCAAACTAA
- the cysK gene encoding cysteine synthase A, with translation MASASFITQLIGNTPLVKLQRILPENAATVLVKLESRNPGGSGKDRIALAMIQSAEKAGLLKAGGTIVEPTAGNAGVALAMVASARGYQCILTMPENTTVYWQQLLKRYGAEVVLTPEIDGQQGAIDKARAIVCEISGALMLQQFENPANPEIHRQTTAQEIWSATNGNVDAFVCGVATGGTLTGVADVMKNRNPNFKVFAVEPVESPVLSGGSHTPHSIYGIGLGFIPKNLDIDLLDGVEQVSSEEAAGMRERLIREEGIIAGMSSAANVCAALQVASQLGKGKTLVTLIDDNGERDR, from the coding sequence ATGGCTAGTGCAAGTTTCATTACACAATTAATTGGAAATACACCATTAGTTAAACTCCAGCGTATTTTGCCCGAAAACGCCGCTACGGTTCTGGTAAAACTCGAATCCAGAAATCCGGGCGGCTCTGGCAAGGATCGAATTGCCTTAGCCATGATCCAGTCAGCAGAGAAAGCCGGTTTATTAAAAGCGGGGGGTACTATTGTCGAACCTACTGCCGGAAATGCCGGTGTTGCTTTGGCAATGGTCGCTTCTGCTCGAGGTTATCAATGTATTTTGACCATGCCAGAAAACACCACAGTCTATTGGCAGCAATTACTGAAACGCTATGGTGCAGAAGTAGTGCTGACACCCGAAATTGATGGACAGCAAGGCGCAATAGACAAAGCCAGAGCTATTGTCTGTGAAATTTCCGGTGCCTTGATGCTGCAACAATTTGAAAATCCGGCTAATCCTGAAATCCATCGGCAAACTACTGCACAGGAAATATGGTCGGCAACCAATGGTAATGTAGATGCTTTTGTCTGCGGTGTGGCTACCGGGGGTACTCTGACGGGTGTTGCAGATGTTATGAAAAATCGTAACCCGAACTTTAAAGTATTCGCAGTTGAACCTGTTGAATCTCCTGTGCTTTCGGGTGGATCACATACCCCGCACAGTATTTATGGTATAGGCTTGGGATTTATTCCCAAAAATCTGGATATTGATTTACTAGACGGCGTAGAGCAGGTCAGTAGTGAGGAAGCTGCTGGTATGCGTGAACGTCTGATTCGTGAGGAAGGTATCATTGCTGGTATGTCATCTGCTGCAAATGTGTGTGCAGCACTTCAGGTTGCCAGTCAGCTGGGTAAAGGAAAAACTTTGGTTACCCTAATAGACGATAACGGTGAAAGAGATAGGTAA
- a CDS encoding DegQ family serine endoprotease, with the protein MLKKLFYGACVYLLLSNLSYAQLPDFTEMVKNNGNAVVNISTIQKNTETQAADSGDQQQLPQDIPPEMEEFFRHYFQGPGRGMAPKETNSLGSGFIISKDGYVLTNNHVVNNASEIVVKLKDRRELIAKLIGSDESSDVALLKVEAKDLPVVEIGSPDQLQVGEWVLAIGTPFGFDQSVTAGIVSAKGRSLPDGNYVPFIQTDVAINPGNSGGPLFNMQGKVVGINSQIYSRSGGYMGLSFAIPIDLAMNVVDQLKSKGKVSRGWLGVQIQDVTRQLAESFGMDRPHGALVAKIVPGGPAEKAGLQIGDIIVEFNGQIVETSGELPPRVGVTPIDEPAKLKIIRQGEKQELSVKIGLLPSQQVAQKSDPNAEEIHANRLGLVVTDLNAEQRQELQIEKNGVFVQRVGKGIAQDIGIQPGDIILRIQNNVIRDSNEFNKILTKLPTGKSIAVLVQRNGNPIFLAFKLDK; encoded by the coding sequence ATGCTTAAAAAGCTGTTTTACGGAGCTTGCGTATATTTGTTGTTAAGCAACCTGAGTTATGCGCAATTGCCGGACTTTACCGAAATGGTAAAAAATAATGGTAATGCAGTGGTTAATATTAGCACTATACAAAAAAATACTGAGACTCAAGCTGCCGATTCTGGCGATCAGCAGCAGTTACCTCAAGATATTCCACCAGAAATGGAAGAGTTTTTCCGGCATTATTTTCAAGGTCCGGGTCGGGGTATGGCTCCTAAAGAAACTAATTCTTTGGGCTCTGGTTTCATTATTTCCAAAGACGGTTATGTGTTGACCAATAATCATGTGGTGAATAATGCCAGTGAAATTGTTGTTAAGCTCAAAGACAGACGTGAGCTAATAGCAAAATTGATTGGTTCTGACGAGAGTTCTGATGTTGCCCTACTAAAAGTGGAAGCTAAAGATTTACCCGTAGTGGAAATAGGTTCTCCAGACCAGTTGCAAGTGGGCGAATGGGTATTGGCAATTGGTACACCTTTTGGCTTCGATCAGTCAGTTACGGCGGGTATAGTCAGCGCCAAAGGTCGTAGTTTACCCGATGGTAATTACGTTCCTTTTATTCAAACTGATGTAGCGATAAATCCTGGAAATTCCGGGGGGCCTTTATTCAATATGCAAGGTAAAGTTGTTGGTATAAACTCGCAAATTTATAGCCGTTCTGGAGGCTATATGGGCTTATCCTTTGCTATACCCATTGATTTAGCAATGAATGTGGTAGATCAGCTTAAAAGCAAAGGCAAAGTTTCACGCGGTTGGTTAGGTGTGCAGATTCAGGATGTTACCCGTCAATTAGCAGAATCGTTTGGCATGGATCGTCCGCATGGTGCGTTGGTGGCCAAAATTGTTCCAGGTGGACCAGCTGAAAAAGCGGGTTTGCAAATTGGCGATATTATTGTCGAATTTAATGGTCAAATCGTAGAAACATCAGGTGAACTGCCGCCACGTGTAGGGGTAACACCGATTGATGAGCCTGCCAAGTTGAAAATTATTCGCCAAGGTGAAAAACAGGAACTTTCAGTCAAAATAGGTTTGTTGCCTTCTCAGCAAGTTGCACAAAAAAGTGATCCAAACGCAGAAGAAATTCATGCAAATCGTCTGGGTCTAGTGGTTACCGATTTAAATGCTGAGCAACGTCAAGAGCTACAAATTGAAAAAAATGGCGTATTTGTGCAAAGAGTCGGAAAAGGTATTGCTCAGGATATTGGTATACAACCTGGCGATATTATTTTAAGAATTCAAAATAATGTGATTCGTGATAGTAACGAATTCAATAAAATTCTTACTAAGCTGCCTACTGGTAAATCCATAGCAGTATTGGTGCAACGTAACGGTAATCCTATATTTTTGGCATTTAAGTTAGATAAATAA
- a CDS encoding MucB/RseB C-terminal domain-containing protein: MSELICSSTGLQVIMCAQTSYPFGTSLQRRLNYQVSDLASKMYKVSQAIRYVFVFLITAILFVSVAHAEDKLLSAPQLFENMKHALKSLNYQGTVVLMKNGQLDTMRYKHSVVEGVEQERLSSLNSPLREVTRKASEVSCLFKETSQKVINHHPVDSSFIINLPEDSSQIDALYSLAKQGKESIAMLPAEIITIQPKDQLRYSRKVWIESQYFLPLKVEVYDLNGMILEQLVFTDLKVEGINDPNPVVETNETTLQVKHLHASQAEPYENAPFVLKNWPAGFKTLFFIRNSMQQAQKAVEHLLISDGFSSVSIYMEPKEAQGVEGLHSLGSVNSYSKVLDTYQITVLGEVPAQTVEFIATGITLR; the protein is encoded by the coding sequence ATGAGTGAGTTAATCTGCAGTTCAACTGGTTTACAAGTAATCATGTGCGCACAGACTTCCTATCCTTTTGGAACAAGTTTGCAACGCAGACTAAATTATCAAGTATCTGATTTGGCATCCAAAATGTACAAAGTTTCTCAGGCTATCAGATATGTTTTTGTATTTTTGATCACTGCAATTTTGTTTGTTTCAGTTGCTCATGCCGAGGATAAATTGCTAAGTGCTCCTCAGTTATTTGAGAATATGAAACATGCGCTTAAATCATTAAATTATCAGGGTACTGTGGTACTGATGAAAAATGGACAACTCGATACCATGCGATATAAACACAGTGTGGTGGAAGGTGTTGAGCAGGAACGCTTATCTTCATTGAATTCACCGTTGCGGGAAGTTACACGTAAAGCCAGCGAAGTCAGTTGTCTTTTTAAGGAAACCAGTCAAAAAGTCATCAATCATCATCCAGTAGATAGCTCTTTCATTATCAATTTGCCAGAAGACAGTAGCCAAATTGATGCACTTTACAGTTTGGCAAAACAAGGAAAGGAATCAATTGCCATGCTACCTGCCGAAATTATTACCATTCAACCCAAAGACCAATTGCGTTATAGCCGCAAAGTTTGGATAGAAAGCCAGTATTTTTTGCCCTTGAAAGTCGAAGTTTACGATCTTAACGGTATGATACTTGAGCAGCTAGTGTTTACCGATCTAAAAGTGGAAGGTATTAATGACCCCAATCCTGTTGTTGAAACTAACGAAACGACACTACAGGTTAAGCATTTACATGCCAGTCAGGCAGAGCCTTATGAAAATGCGCCGTTTGTATTAAAAAATTGGCCTGCGGGTTTTAAAACCTTATTTTTCATTCGTAATTCAATGCAGCAAGCTCAAAAAGCGGTTGAACATTTACTCATTAGCGATGGCTTTTCTTCGGTATCTATCTATATGGAGCCTAAAGAAGCGCAGGGTGTAGAGGGACTACACAGTTTGGGTTCCGTCAATTCCTATAGCAAAGTATTAGATACCTACCAAATCACCGTTTTAGGTGAAGTACCTGCCCAGACGGTTGAATTTATCGCAACTGGCATTACATTACGTTAA
- a CDS encoding sigma-E factor negative regulatory protein: MQEQVNEKISLLIDDELQSDKALSLLRTLGQDDALKQRLQRYQLISQVLKNDSCYVLDKHFADKIHQQISYEPTFMLPRKKSSLISFNWQKAGLALAASITLAVVWVAYKVDTQKNPYTLQPAMAINMQQPNTLVPLNPHFNDYLQAHDNAVYSSDVYRTQPYARVVGYQEQ, encoded by the coding sequence ATGCAAGAACAAGTAAACGAAAAAATTTCATTACTCATCGATGATGAGCTACAGAGTGATAAGGCTTTATCGCTATTGCGAACTTTGGGGCAGGATGATGCTTTAAAGCAGCGATTGCAACGCTATCAGTTGATTAGTCAAGTTTTAAAAAACGACAGCTGTTATGTGCTTGATAAGCATTTTGCAGACAAAATTCATCAACAGATCAGTTACGAGCCCACTTTTATGCTGCCACGCAAAAAATCGAGCCTTATCAGCTTCAATTGGCAGAAAGCTGGATTAGCACTGGCCGCTTCCATTACTTTGGCTGTGGTGTGGGTGGCGTATAAAGTCGATACTCAAAAAAATCCTTATACTTTACAGCCTGCAATGGCCATCAATATGCAGCAGCCCAATACACTGGTGCCACTTAATCCGCATTTTAACGATTATCTGCAAGCTCATGACAATGCCGTATACAGTAGCGATGTTTACCGCACCCAACCTTATGCCCGAGTGGTGGGTTATCAAGAGCAATGA
- the rpoE gene encoding RNA polymerase sigma factor RpoE: MNEQTNHSEDLDQDLVRRVQQGDKSAFDLLVIKYQHRIVHLVNRYVKDPHEAQDVAQDTFIKAYRALADFRGESAFYTWLYRIAINTAKNYLLSRTRRHSEFELEMQDAEQVENALQLKDMHTPEDQLMNEQIVEVIKLAIENLPEEMRIAITLREFEGMSYEEIAEAMDCPIGTVRSRIFRAREAIDEKLQPLLN; the protein is encoded by the coding sequence GTGAACGAACAGACTAACCATAGTGAAGATTTAGATCAGGATTTGGTGCGCCGTGTACAACAGGGTGATAAATCTGCTTTTGATCTTTTGGTGATTAAATATCAGCATAGAATTGTGCATCTGGTAAATCGGTATGTGAAAGATCCGCATGAGGCTCAGGATGTTGCACAGGATACGTTTATTAAAGCTTATCGTGCATTAGCCGACTTCAGAGGCGAAAGTGCTTTCTATACCTGGTTATATCGTATTGCCATTAATACGGCAAAAAATTATTTATTGTCGCGTACCCGCCGCCATTCTGAATTTGAATTGGAAATGCAGGATGCTGAACAAGTAGAGAATGCACTTCAGTTAAAAGATATGCACACACCTGAAGATCAGTTGATGAATGAACAAATCGTTGAAGTGATCAAATTGGCGATAGAAAACCTACCTGAGGAAATGCGTATAGCCATTACATTAAGAGAATTTGAAGGCATGAGTTATGAGGAAATTGCCGAGGCTATGGATTGCCCCATTGGCACAGTGCGATCTAGAATTTTTCGCGCTCGAGAAGCTATTGATGAAAAATTGCAGCCATTGCTGAATTAA